One stretch of Niallia sp. XMNu-256 DNA includes these proteins:
- a CDS encoding class I SAM-dependent methyltransferase gives MSFYNDLTAYYDQIFPLNQTAFSFISQHLPEGSTILDIGAGTGNMAIALAEKGIKVTASEPEETMAQSIQDKASSRGIDLSVFTKSMEEIDEIQGSFDGILCLGNTLPHLSNTREIEIFLKKCYLKLGQNGVLIIQQVNYDRVLTKHDFSFPVIEKEDFTFTRHYEKKDEHILFSTRLTVNEKTIENTMPLFPIISQQLISLLKVAGFGVVNVHGNFKGEAHSIDSPALVIVAKKS, from the coding sequence TTGTCTTTTTATAATGACTTAACAGCATATTATGATCAAATTTTCCCTTTAAATCAAACTGCCTTCTCGTTTATATCTCAACACCTTCCTGAGGGAAGCACGATCCTGGATATAGGTGCTGGCACGGGCAATATGGCTATTGCTCTTGCAGAGAAAGGCATAAAAGTTACTGCATCAGAGCCAGAAGAAACGATGGCACAATCCATTCAAGATAAGGCTAGTTCTAGGGGAATAGATTTATCCGTCTTTACCAAATCGATGGAGGAAATTGATGAAATTCAAGGGAGCTTTGATGGAATCCTCTGCCTCGGAAACACACTTCCCCATTTATCGAATACTAGAGAGATTGAAATCTTTTTAAAGAAATGTTATTTAAAATTGGGACAGAATGGGGTCCTGATAATTCAGCAAGTGAATTATGATCGGGTATTAACTAAACACGATTTCTCATTTCCAGTGATTGAAAAAGAAGACTTCACTTTTACGAGGCATTATGAAAAGAAGGATGAGCATATTCTTTTTAGTACAAGATTAACGGTTAATGAGAAGACGATTGAAAACACCATGCCATTATTTCCAATTATATCTCAACAACTCATTTCATTGCTTAAAGTAGCTGGCTTTGGAGTGGTTAATGTACACGGAAACTTTAAAGGAGAGGCTCACTCCATCGACTCACCTGCACTGGTCATTGTAGCAAAGAAATCCTGA
- a CDS encoding DoxX family protein has product MVMKHEIGALILRVVLGITFFIHGFVKFQGGIENQAAWFSSIGLPGFLAYVVAIIELVGGFALIIGFATKIVSILIGVIMIGATVTVKLPLGFLGNGQMAGYELDVILLAMAVYLAINGSKLWSLGHLISQKDSKNTTIAA; this is encoded by the coding sequence ATTGTTATGAAACACGAAATTGGAGCACTTATTTTACGAGTCGTACTGGGGATTACGTTCTTTATTCATGGTTTTGTTAAATTTCAAGGTGGAATTGAGAATCAAGCCGCATGGTTTAGCAGCATTGGGTTGCCGGGATTTTTAGCTTATGTGGTAGCAATTATTGAATTAGTAGGTGGATTTGCATTAATTATTGGCTTTGCAACGAAAATTGTATCTATTCTAATTGGAGTCATTATGATTGGAGCAACTGTAACAGTAAAGCTTCCGTTAGGTTTCTTAGGAAATGGCCAAATGGCTGGTTATGAATTAGATGTCATTTTATTAGCGATGGCTGTATACCTTGCTATTAATGGAAGTAAATTATGGTCACTAGGTCACTTAATTTCTCAAAAGGACTCAAAAAATACAACGATAGCTGCATAA
- a CDS encoding UPF0182 family protein, with protein sequence MDFKVYTNRKKVTKIPRASKLPKLPKFNGWTGGIIGTLLILFIIGISTFQWITEYIWMDSLEFGSVFTTILSSKLMLGVAGFVVYGFVTWLTLFWIRRSYLSHFDQQQLPAFLYERKAIVNVGLLAIALFVGLMGSTIAQGVGWEPLLKIQNYEAFGESDPIFNLDISFYMFVLPFLEIIINILLGLGFFVLVVVAAAYSVFHMYRMNRSAQIHLGLTIAVIGILLACSHLLTPYQALLTNQVNVLQTSVVHGISYTDRIINIPVSYILAAVAVIGSIWVILTLRKGNIKLTLYPIIAYFAVIILGQGVSAVVQNYVVEPNEFQREKTYLEHNLNFTRKAYDLEDIKITEHPGNQDSLSPEMIKNNELTINNVRINDARPLLDIYNQLQTFRTYYQFNDIDVDRYEIDGEYEQVFIGARELNTVDLPDQAQTWVNRTLRYTHGYGIAMSQVNEVTSQGQPQYIVKNLPPEGAVNVERPQIYFGELDYPNVIVNTSVDEFDYPSGEQNVTNRYESDKGIQLNGWNRLLFAINEGSFRMFVSDQLSSESQLLDTRNIVDRVNRIAPFFEYDEDPYIVVRDDGSLVWIIDAYLVEQGYPYAENYEGNKNYIKNAAKVMIDAYTGEVNFFVAEPDDPLLKTYQNMFPKLFTTDVPEDVQNHFRYPERLFSIQANKYGTYHMTNLEIFYNREDRWEFPTEHYFNEDIEMAPYYVTMKLPEYEQEEFILMMPYTPRNRQNMVGWMGVRNDGEQYGEKFVYRFPKQENVYGPQQIENRINQDSVISQELNLWSQGGSQVIRGNLLSIPIEDTMLYVEPIYIESANETSLPEVKQVVVAYQDHIVMEATFDKALNRILELANGGTDAGALQPEGPTPEDIEGEQEPSNEAAEEGTPSPGAPLNSDQLIQEFSELFGNYQDALSNGDWQKAGDIMTEIETRLEQANQ encoded by the coding sequence ATGGACTTTAAAGTTTATACTAACCGTAAGAAAGTAACAAAGATACCAAGGGCATCAAAGTTACCGAAGCTACCGAAATTTAACGGTTGGACTGGGGGCATTATTGGGACTCTATTGATTCTTTTTATTATCGGGATTAGTACCTTCCAGTGGATTACTGAATATATCTGGATGGACTCTCTTGAATTTGGCAGCGTATTCACTACGATTCTGAGCAGTAAACTTATGCTAGGCGTAGCTGGTTTTGTTGTCTATGGATTTGTAACATGGCTAACCTTATTTTGGATACGTAGAAGCTACTTAAGTCACTTTGACCAACAGCAACTACCGGCCTTTCTCTATGAGAGAAAAGCAATTGTGAATGTGGGACTTCTCGCCATTGCCCTTTTCGTAGGACTGATGGGAAGTACCATTGCTCAAGGTGTGGGCTGGGAACCACTTTTAAAGATTCAAAATTACGAGGCATTTGGGGAAAGTGACCCCATATTCAATCTAGACATTTCCTTCTACATGTTTGTTCTCCCATTTTTAGAAATAATAATTAATATTTTACTAGGTTTAGGTTTCTTCGTGCTCGTGGTTGTAGCAGCTGCGTATTCTGTTTTTCACATGTACCGAATGAACCGTTCGGCACAAATCCATCTTGGATTAACGATTGCTGTTATCGGGATTTTGCTGGCATGTTCGCATTTACTAACACCTTATCAGGCACTATTGACAAATCAAGTCAATGTTCTTCAAACGAGTGTAGTCCATGGAATAAGTTATACAGACCGTATAATTAATATCCCTGTTTCTTATATTCTAGCGGCAGTAGCAGTGATTGGATCAATTTGGGTTATTCTTACATTGAGAAAAGGCAATATTAAATTGACTTTGTATCCGATTATTGCTTATTTTGCGGTTATTATTCTTGGACAAGGCGTTTCAGCTGTTGTTCAAAACTATGTTGTAGAGCCAAATGAGTTTCAACGTGAAAAAACTTATTTGGAGCATAATTTGAATTTTACTAGAAAAGCTTATGACCTTGAAGATATTAAAATAACCGAGCACCCAGGTAATCAAGATTCTCTAAGTCCAGAGATGATTAAAAATAATGAACTAACAATTAATAATGTGCGAATTAATGACGCACGTCCGTTGCTTGATATTTATAATCAATTACAGACGTTCCGGACATATTATCAATTTAATGATATTGATGTCGATCGATATGAAATTGATGGTGAATACGAGCAAGTATTTATTGGTGCAAGAGAGTTGAATACGGTGGACTTGCCTGACCAAGCCCAAACATGGGTTAACCGGACTTTGAGGTATACGCATGGATACGGAATTGCAATGAGCCAAGTAAATGAGGTTACTTCACAAGGTCAACCTCAATATATTGTAAAAAATCTTCCGCCAGAAGGTGCAGTTAACGTGGAACGTCCACAAATTTATTTTGGTGAATTGGATTATCCAAACGTGATCGTAAATACATCCGTCGATGAATTTGACTATCCATCAGGTGAACAGAATGTGACTAATCGTTACGAGTCAGATAAAGGAATTCAGCTGAATGGATGGAATCGTTTGTTATTTGCGATCAATGAAGGCTCATTCCGAATGTTCGTGTCTGATCAACTTTCTAGTGAGAGTCAGTTGCTTGATACACGGAATATAGTCGATCGTGTTAATCGAATCGCTCCATTTTTCGAATATGATGAGGATCCATATATCGTTGTACGGGATGATGGGTCACTTGTGTGGATCATTGATGCCTATCTTGTTGAACAAGGTTACCCTTATGCGGAAAATTACGAAGGCAACAAAAACTATATTAAAAATGCAGCAAAGGTTATGATTGATGCTTATACTGGAGAGGTTAATTTCTTTGTTGCTGAACCAGATGACCCATTGCTTAAAACGTATCAAAACATGTTTCCGAAACTTTTTACAACAGACGTTCCAGAAGATGTGCAGAACCATTTTCGTTATCCAGAAAGATTATTTTCGATTCAAGCAAATAAATATGGTACGTATCATATGACGAATCTAGAAATCTTTTATAATCGAGAAGATCGCTGGGAATTTCCAACAGAGCATTATTTCAACGAAGATATTGAAATGGCACCTTATTATGTAACCATGAAACTTCCAGAATATGAGCAAGAAGAATTCATTTTAATGATGCCATATACTCCTAGAAATCGACAGAATATGGTCGGTTGGATGGGCGTTCGTAATGATGGCGAACAATATGGAGAAAAGTTTGTCTATCGTTTCCCGAAACAGGAAAATGTCTATGGTCCGCAGCAAATTGAAAATCGGATCAATCAGGACAGTGTCATTTCTCAAGAGTTAAACCTATGGTCACAAGGGGGATCTCAAGTCATCCGAGGTAACCTGCTATCGATTCCAATTGAGGATACGATGCTCTATGTTGAACCAATCTATATTGAATCTGCCAACGAAACATCGCTGCCAGAGGTCAAACAGGTTGTCGTTGCTTATCAAGATCATATTGTCATGGAGGCAACGTTTGACAAAGCATTGAATCGAATCCTTGAACTGGCTAACGGTGGAACGGATGCCGGTGCTTTACAACCTGAAGGGCCAACACCGGAAGATATTGAAGGTGAACAAGAACCATCCAATGAAGCGGCAGAGGAAGGAACACCTTCTCCAGGAGCGCCATTAAATTCAGATCAATTAATACAGGAATTCTCTGAGTTATTCGGTAATTATCAGGATGCCCTTTCAAATGGTGATTGGCAAAAAGCCGGAGACATTATGACTGAAATTGAAACACGACTAGAACAAGCAAATCAATAA
- a CDS encoding metalloregulator ArsR/SmtB family transcription factor — translation MNKKDSCEIYCYDEEKVNRIQRDLRTVDFSSVAQMLKAIADENRTKITYALCQDEELCVCDIANIIGVTVANASHHLRTLHKQGIVKFRKEGKLAFYSLNDEHVRQIMMIALAHKKEVKNNVKSASKTN, via the coding sequence ATGAATAAAAAAGATAGCTGTGAGATTTACTGTTATGATGAAGAAAAGGTCAATCGAATTCAAAGGGATTTACGCACAGTAGATTTTTCTAGTGTTGCCCAAATGTTAAAGGCGATTGCGGATGAAAATCGAACGAAAATTACTTATGCCTTATGTCAAGATGAGGAATTATGTGTGTGTGATATTGCAAATATCATAGGTGTTACTGTAGCGAATGCTTCCCATCATTTACGTACACTTCATAAACAAGGGATCGTGAAGTTTAGAAAAGAAGGGAAACTGGCATTTTATTCTTTAAATGATGAACATGTCAGACAAATCATGATGATTGCGCTGGCGCATAAGAAAGAGGTGAAAAATAATGTCAAATCAGCAAGCAAAACCAACTAA
- the grdD gene encoding glycine/sarcosine/betaine reductase complex component C subunit alpha — translation MSNDNVKNLIGQVFNEIADAMESGSFGNRVKVGLTTLGSELGVEELVKAAEMASRKYSDFEVVLIGPKADTKLTVYEVDCEADAQKKMEELLDSKEIQGCVTLHYNFPIGVSTVGRVVTPAKGKEMILATTTGTSSTHRVEGMVKNAIYGIITAKACGIENPTVGILNVDGARQVERVLKDLVSKGYDINFTESVRADGGAIMRGNDLLTGTPDVMITDSLTGNILMKMFSSYNTGGSYEASGYGYGPGVGEGYGRLINIISRASGAPVISEALRYCATCAQNNIIEISNNEFAKLDKAGFKDVLSKLTQASDKKEASSEEVVAPPKKVVTHDIAGIDILELEDAVQELWKKGVYAEGGMGCTGPIVLISDDEADSAKEILAAAGFIS, via the coding sequence ATGTCAAATGACAACGTTAAAAATCTGATAGGTCAAGTGTTTAATGAAATTGCGGATGCTATGGAGAGCGGAAGCTTTGGCAATAGAGTTAAAGTAGGTTTAACAACTCTGGGAAGTGAGCTTGGAGTTGAGGAGCTTGTAAAGGCTGCTGAAATGGCATCTAGAAAATATAGCGATTTTGAAGTGGTTTTAATTGGGCCTAAGGCTGATACGAAGCTTACTGTTTACGAAGTAGACTGTGAAGCCGATGCTCAAAAGAAAATGGAAGAGCTTCTTGATTCAAAAGAAATTCAAGGCTGCGTGACATTACATTATAACTTCCCAATTGGCGTTTCAACAGTTGGTAGAGTAGTCACTCCAGCAAAAGGCAAAGAGATGATCCTTGCTACAACTACCGGAACTTCCTCAACTCATAGAGTTGAAGGTATGGTAAAGAATGCTATTTACGGGATCATTACTGCAAAGGCTTGTGGAATTGAAAATCCTACAGTTGGTATTCTAAATGTTGATGGAGCAAGACAGGTGGAAAGAGTGCTTAAAGACCTTGTTTCAAAAGGATATGACATCAACTTTACTGAATCGGTTAGAGCAGACGGTGGAGCTATCATGAGAGGAAATGACCTTCTTACGGGAACACCTGATGTTATGATTACTGATTCGTTAACAGGAAATATTCTTATGAAAATGTTCTCTTCCTATAATACAGGCGGTAGCTATGAGGCTTCAGGCTATGGATATGGTCCAGGAGTTGGCGAAGGATATGGAAGACTCATCAATATTATCTCGAGAGCGTCTGGTGCTCCTGTTATTAGTGAAGCATTAAGATACTGTGCAACATGTGCTCAAAATAATATCATTGAAATTTCAAACAATGAATTCGCTAAGCTTGATAAGGCTGGTTTTAAGGATGTACTTTCAAAGCTTACCCAAGCAAGTGATAAGAAAGAAGCAAGTTCAGAAGAGGTGGTTGCTCCTCCGAAGAAGGTAGTAACACACGATATCGCTGGTATTGATATCCTGGAACTTGAAGATGCGGTACAAGAGCTGTGGAAAAAAGGTGTCTATGCAGAAGGTGGTATGGGATGTACGGGTCCGATCGTTCTTATATCTGATGATGAGGCGGACAGTGCTAAGGAAATATTAGCTGCAGCAGGTTTTATATCATAG
- a CDS encoding YbxH family protein has protein sequence MGAIERNGYRFEPEYSVIEQNGAVHVYKNGEFQEEIQFSFSGKSPELNQIQELVDQYCDEKGI, from the coding sequence ATGGGAGCCATTGAACGGAATGGATATCGTTTCGAACCAGAGTACAGTGTTATTGAACAGAATGGAGCTGTACATGTTTATAAAAATGGAGAGTTTCAAGAGGAAATACAGTTTTCCTTTTCAGGAAAAAGTCCCGAGCTCAACCAAATACAAGAATTGGTTGACCAATACTGTGACGAAAAGGGGATATAA
- a CDS encoding heavy metal translocating P-type ATPase, producing the protein MSNQQAKPTKDEIKTYRVQGFSUAGCAKTFETNVKRLDGVIDAKVNFGASKITVMGHTTIEALEKAGAFENLTLRGENEEMLKPEPFWKQKETIKVYISALLLVVSWFLGEQYGEEHYLQIMGYAATILIGGYSLFMKGLKNLSRLKFDMNTLMTIAIIGAAFIGEWGEGATVVILFAISEALERYSMDKARQSIESLMEIAPKEALIRRGNIEMMVHVDEIVVGDIMIVKPGQKLAMDGIVVKGTSTLNQAAITGESIPVTKTIADEVFAGTLNEEGLLEVKVTKQVEDTTLSKIIHLVEEAQAERAPSQAFVDKFAKYYTPAIVAIALLIAVIPPLLGGDWNEWIYQGLAVLVVGCPCALVVSTPVAVVTAIGNAAKNGVLIKGGVYLEEAGHLKAIAFDKTGTLTKGIPTVTDIMTFVGNENEWMSIAAAIEKGSQHPLASAIIRKAEEKGLKFNDVTVSDFRSITGKGIKAKVNNQMYYVGSLNLFKELYGSIENDKEQMIVERQNEGKSVMILGTEKEILLLIAVADETRESSKAVIGKLNSMGIQTVMLTGDNRRTAIAIGKIVGVSNIKADLLPEGKLNFIKKLRENHQSVAMVGDGVNDAPALAASTVGVAMGGAGTDTALETADIALMSDDLSKLPYTIKLSRKALTIIKQNITFSIAIKLVALLLVMPGWLTLWIAIFADMGATLLVTLNSLRLIKVKE; encoded by the coding sequence ATGTCAAATCAGCAAGCAAAACCAACTAAAGACGAAATAAAAACATACCGAGTTCAAGGGTTTTCCTGAGCTGGCTGTGCAAAAACGTTCGAAACGAATGTAAAACGCCTGGATGGTGTTATAGATGCAAAGGTAAACTTTGGTGCTTCTAAAATTACGGTTATGGGCCATACAACGATCGAAGCCCTTGAAAAAGCAGGTGCTTTTGAAAACCTAACATTACGAGGAGAAAATGAAGAAATGCTAAAGCCAGAACCGTTTTGGAAGCAGAAGGAAACCATCAAAGTTTATATTTCAGCCCTTTTACTTGTGGTTAGTTGGTTTTTAGGGGAGCAATATGGTGAAGAGCATTATCTTCAAATAATGGGTTATGCAGCAACCATATTAATTGGTGGATACAGCCTTTTTATGAAAGGACTCAAAAATTTAAGTCGATTAAAGTTCGATATGAACACACTCATGACGATTGCTATTATTGGTGCTGCCTTTATTGGTGAATGGGGTGAAGGGGCAACTGTTGTTATTTTATTTGCGATCAGTGAGGCCTTAGAGCGTTATTCAATGGATAAAGCTCGCCAATCGATTGAATCTTTAATGGAAATAGCTCCAAAAGAGGCATTGATTCGCCGTGGGAATATAGAAATGATGGTTCACGTGGATGAGATTGTCGTTGGCGATATTATGATCGTAAAGCCTGGTCAAAAGTTAGCAATGGATGGAATAGTTGTAAAGGGTACATCGACATTAAATCAGGCGGCCATTACCGGTGAGAGCATCCCTGTAACTAAAACAATTGCTGATGAGGTATTTGCTGGTACATTGAATGAAGAAGGTTTGTTGGAGGTAAAAGTAACAAAACAAGTTGAAGATACGACATTATCGAAAATCATCCATCTTGTAGAAGAAGCTCAAGCAGAAAGAGCACCATCTCAAGCGTTTGTCGATAAATTTGCAAAATACTATACTCCAGCTATTGTTGCTATTGCACTTCTAATTGCTGTTATTCCTCCATTACTTGGAGGGGATTGGAACGAATGGATTTATCAAGGTTTAGCTGTATTAGTAGTTGGTTGTCCTTGTGCCTTAGTTGTTTCTACACCTGTTGCGGTTGTTACAGCCATAGGCAATGCGGCAAAAAATGGCGTTTTAATTAAGGGTGGGGTCTATTTAGAGGAGGCAGGACACTTAAAAGCCATTGCTTTTGATAAAACAGGAACATTAACAAAAGGGATTCCTACTGTAACAGATATCATGACGTTTGTTGGGAATGAAAATGAGTGGATGAGCATAGCTGCAGCGATTGAAAAAGGATCACAACATCCACTTGCTTCAGCGATTATACGAAAAGCAGAGGAAAAAGGCTTAAAATTCAATGATGTTACGGTTAGTGACTTCCGATCTATTACAGGTAAAGGCATTAAAGCAAAGGTCAATAACCAAATGTATTATGTCGGAAGCCTGAATCTTTTTAAGGAGTTATATGGCAGCATTGAAAATGACAAAGAACAAATGATTGTTGAAAGGCAGAACGAAGGAAAGTCTGTTATGATTTTGGGAACGGAAAAGGAAATTCTTTTGCTCATTGCTGTAGCTGATGAAACGAGGGAATCATCTAAAGCAGTAATTGGCAAGTTGAACAGTATGGGAATTCAAACTGTCATGCTGACAGGTGATAACCGAAGGACTGCAATTGCCATTGGAAAAATAGTCGGGGTTTCTAATATTAAAGCTGACTTGCTTCCAGAAGGAAAGTTGAACTTCATTAAAAAACTTCGCGAAAACCATCAAAGTGTGGCGATGGTGGGGGATGGAGTGAACGATGCTCCAGCACTTGCGGCGTCAACAGTTGGTGTAGCGATGGGTGGTGCCGGAACGGACACAGCATTAGAAACGGCTGATATTGCTTTAATGTCTGATGATTTAAGCAAGTTGCCATATACGATCAAATTAAGCCGTAAAGCCTTAACGATCATTAAGCAAAATATCACTTTTTCTATTGCTATTAAACTAGTAGCATTGCTGTTGGTAATGCCTGGTTGGTTAACATTATGGATAGCGATATTTGCCGATATGGGAGCAACATTACTTGTAACATTAAATAGTTTACGATTAATAAAAGTAAAAGAATAG
- a CDS encoding alpha/beta hydrolase gives MKHIFQKGKNPEKPTLLLLHGTGGNELDLLPLAGMIDAEANVLSVRGNVLENGMPRFFRRLAEGVFDEEDLVFRTNELNQFLDEAAEKYGFDQGNVIAIGYSNGANIAASLLFHYRDALKAAILHHPMVPRRGIELPDLTGKSVFIAAGTNDPICSPEESTELQALLEQANAKVELHWENRGHQLTGEEVKAAGQWYQQL, from the coding sequence ATGAAACATATTTTTCAAAAGGGTAAAAATCCTGAAAAGCCAACTTTACTATTGTTACATGGTACAGGGGGGAATGAATTAGACTTGTTACCACTTGCCGGAATGATTGATGCAGAAGCAAACGTGTTAAGTGTTCGCGGCAATGTGTTGGAAAATGGAATGCCCCGCTTTTTCCGTCGATTAGCAGAAGGGGTATTTGATGAAGAGGATCTCGTTTTTCGAACAAATGAATTAAATCAATTTTTAGATGAAGCGGCTGAAAAGTATGGATTTGATCAAGGAAATGTTATTGCAATTGGTTACTCAAATGGGGCCAACATTGCCGCAAGTCTGTTATTTCATTATCGGGATGCATTAAAGGCAGCGATTCTTCATCACCCAATGGTTCCAAGAAGAGGAATTGAACTTCCTGATTTAACAGGAAAGTCTGTGTTCATTGCTGCCGGAACGAATGATCCAATCTGTTCACCTGAGGAATCGACTGAGTTACAAGCCTTATTAGAGCAGGCGAATGCAAAGGTAGAACTTCATTGGGAGAACCGAGGTCATCAATTGACTGGAGAAGAAGTGAAAGCCGCGGGGCAATGGTATCAACAATTATAA
- the crcB gene encoding fluoride efflux transporter CrcB: MTYIWVGIAGFLGATLRYLVGVVLFEEGTVFPLATLIVNLLGSFLLAWLTTVAFMKFPIPSHFKTAIGTGFVGSFTTFSTFSVETVKLFQENHLLLGIIYVFVSLFGGLAMCHLGFIKNRGRNL; encoded by the coding sequence GTGACTTATATATGGGTTGGTATAGCTGGATTTTTGGGAGCCACTTTAAGGTATCTAGTTGGGGTAGTTTTGTTTGAAGAAGGTACTGTATTTCCGTTGGCCACGTTAATTGTCAACTTATTAGGGAGCTTTTTGTTGGCTTGGCTAACAACTGTGGCTTTTATGAAATTTCCAATTCCCTCCCACTTCAAAACTGCCATAGGAACAGGCTTTGTTGGCTCATTCACGACTTTTTCAACATTTAGTGTGGAAACGGTAAAGTTATTTCAGGAAAACCATCTACTTTTAGGAATTATATATGTATTTGTTAGTTTGTTTGGAGGATTAGCAATGTGTCACTTAGGGTTTATAAAGAATAGAGGAAGAAATTTATGA
- a CDS encoding LLM class flavin-dependent oxidoreductase — translation MKLSILDQAPITKGNTDADALKKAAELAILGDELGYHRMWMAEHHGGRHYASSAPEVTTAHLAAKTERIRVGTGGVMLMHYSPLKLAEVFKTLSALSPGRIDFGIGRAPGGDNNAIYALSQGRPPMLDNLYEKFDTTLQLINDEVPEDGWYSNAIATPSQVVLPEAWLLGSTGNSAVQAGKRGVGYSFAQFFNGELSKEILDAYRSNFQPSAFMEKPQINVSYMVTTAETKEEAEFEARPQEIWRLLFRRGQITSVMTPEEAHEYPLTEMERMLIQENRKIHLVGDAKEIAAKLQEEQERYGFDEAVICSIPHSQEKRLNVYRLLARELL, via the coding sequence ATGAAATTAAGTATATTAGACCAAGCTCCTATCACAAAGGGGAATACGGATGCAGATGCTCTAAAAAAAGCAGCAGAATTGGCTATTTTGGGAGATGAGTTAGGTTATCATCGAATGTGGATGGCTGAACACCATGGAGGCAGACATTATGCAAGTTCAGCTCCTGAAGTGACGACAGCTCATTTGGCAGCAAAAACGGAGAGAATTCGTGTCGGAACAGGGGGAGTGATGTTAATGCATTATTCCCCATTGAAACTCGCAGAAGTGTTTAAAACGTTAAGCGCCTTATCACCAGGTCGTATTGATTTTGGTATTGGTCGAGCTCCTGGAGGAGATAACAATGCGATTTATGCTTTATCGCAAGGTCGGCCACCGATGTTAGACAATTTATATGAAAAGTTTGATACAACCCTACAGTTGATCAACGACGAAGTCCCTGAAGATGGTTGGTACAGTAATGCCATTGCAACTCCGTCACAGGTCGTTCTGCCAGAAGCTTGGCTATTAGGATCGACGGGCAATAGCGCGGTTCAAGCTGGAAAAAGAGGGGTAGGGTACTCGTTCGCTCAATTTTTCAATGGTGAATTGAGCAAAGAGATTTTAGATGCATATAGAAGCAACTTCCAACCTTCAGCATTTATGGAGAAGCCACAAATTAATGTTTCTTATATGGTAACAACAGCCGAAACAAAAGAAGAAGCGGAATTTGAGGCAAGACCACAAGAAATTTGGCGTTTGTTGTTTAGAAGAGGCCAGATCACTTCAGTTATGACTCCTGAAGAAGCCCATGAATATCCATTGACAGAGATGGAACGTATGCTTATTCAAGAAAATCGTAAAATTCATTTAGTAGGCGATGCAAAGGAAATTGCCGCGAAGTTACAAGAAGAACAGGAACGCTATGGATTTGATGAAGCCGTGATTTGTAGTATTCCTCATTCACAAGAAAAACGCCTGAATGTATACCGACTATTAGCTAGGGAACTATTATAG
- a CDS encoding CrcB family protein, producing MTLGNLLLVGVGGFFGAITRFSVSQFINNRFTFNIPMATLIINLLGSFLLGLIFGLGLSQPLLWLFGTGYLGAFTTFSTFKLEGVQLHLNNRKKEFYIYNGITYCGGITLAYLGFMMGQF from the coding sequence ATGACTTTAGGCAATTTGCTGTTAGTGGGAGTTGGTGGGTTTTTCGGAGCAATCACGCGTTTTTCGGTGAGTCAATTTATCAATAATAGATTTACTTTCAATATACCTATGGCAACTTTAATAATAAATTTATTAGGTTCTTTTCTTCTCGGATTAATCTTTGGATTGGGTTTAAGTCAACCCCTTTTATGGCTGTTCGGTACTGGCTATCTGGGAGCATTTACGACATTTTCAACATTCAAATTAGAGGGAGTACAGCTTCACTTAAACAATAGAAAAAAGGAATTCTATATATATAACGGCATTACTTATTGTGGTGGCATTACCTTGGCTTATTTAGGTTTTATGATGGGCCAATTTTAG